One stretch of Zootoca vivipara chromosome 8, rZooViv1.1, whole genome shotgun sequence DNA includes these proteins:
- the YES1 gene encoding tyrosine-protein kinase Yes: MGCIKSKEDKSPTMKYRTENAPEPITSHASHYGTDPTQANQSPAIKGSSVNFNSHSVTPFGGPSGMTPFGGASSSFSSVPCPYPSGLTGGVTIFVALYDYEARTTDDLSFKKGERFQIINNTEGDWWEARSIATGKSGYIPSNYVAPADSIQAEEWYFGKMGRKDAERLLLNPGNQRGIFLVRESETTKGAYSLSIRDWDEVRGDNVKHYKIRKLDNGGYYITTRAQFESLQKLVKHYTDHADGLCHKLTTVCPTVKPQTQGLAKDAWEIPRESLRLEVKLGQGCFGEVWMGTWNGTTKVAIKTLKPGTMMPEAFLQEAQIMKKLRHDKLVPLYAVVSEEPIYIVTEFMTKGSLLDFLKEGDGKYLKLPQLVDMAAQIADGMAYIERMNYIHRDLRAANILVGDNLVCKIADFGLARLIEDNEYTARQGAKFPIKWTAPEAALYGRFTIKSDVWSFGILLTELVTKGRVPYPGMVNREVLEQVERGYRMPCPQGCPESLHELMKLCWKKDPDERPTFEYIQSFLEDYFTATEPQYQPGDNL; this comes from the exons ATGGGGTGTATTAAAAGTAAGGAAGATAAAAGTCCTACAATGAAATATAGGACTGAGAATGCTCCAGAACCCATTACTTCCCATGCCAGCCATTATGGAACAGATCCAACCCAAGCAAACCAATCacctgcaataaagggatcatcAGTTAATTTTAACAGCCATTCCGTGACTCCTTTTGGTGGGCCATCTGGTATGACACCGTTTGGAGGAGCATCTTCCTCATTTTCATCTGTGCCATGTCCATATCCTAGCGGTTTAACAG GTGGTGTTACTATTTTTGTGGCCTTATATGACTATGAAGCCAGAACTACAGATGACCTTTCATTCAAGAAGGGTGAACGGTTCCAGATAATCAATAACAC GGAAGGAGACTGGTGGGAAGCACGATCAATTGCAACAGGAAAGAGTGGCTACATTCCTAGCAATTATGTAGCTCCTGCAGACTCCATTCAAGCAGAAGA ATGGTATTTTGGTAAGATGGGCAGGAAAGATGCAGAGAGATTACTTTTAAATCCTGGAAACCAACGTGGTATTTTCTTAGTCCGAGAGAGTGAAACCACGAAAG gtGCTTATTCCCTTTCTATACGTGACTGGGATGAGGTTAGAGGTGACAATGTGAAACACTACAAAATTAGAAAACTTGATAATGGTGGATATTACATAACAACTAGAGCACAATTTGAATCTTTGCAAAAGCTGGTCAAGCACTATACAG ATCATGCTGATGGCCTGTGTCATAAATTAACAACTGTGTGCCCAACTGTGAAACCTCAGACACAAGGTTTAGCAAAAGATGCCTGGGAAATTCCTAGAGAGTCTTTGCGGCTAGAGGTTAAGCTGGGTCAAGGATGCTTTGGCGAAGTATGGATGG GAACATGGAATGGAACTACAAAAGTAGCAATCAAAACACTAAAACCTGGTACAATGATGCCAGAAGCTTTCCTACAAGAAGCTCAAATAATGAAGAAATTAAGGCATGATAAACTTGTTCCACTTTATGCTGTTGTTTCTGAGGAGCCAATCTACATAGTCACTGAATTCATGACAAAAG GTAGCTTGCTAGACTTTCTTAAGGAAGGAGATGGGAAATATTTAAAGCTTCCGCAGTTGGTGGATATGGCTGCTCAG ATTGCAGATGGCATGGCCTACATTGAAAGAATGAACTACATTCATAGAGACCTTCGGGCAGCTAACATCCTTGTAGGAGACAACCTGGTGTGCAAGATTGCAGACTTTGGCTTAGCAAGGTTAATAGAGGACAATGAGTATACTGCCAGACAAG GGGCCAAATTCCCAATTAAGTGGACAGCACCTGAGGCTGCATTATATGGTCGGTTTACAATTAAATCTGATGTCTGGTCATTTGGAATTTTGCTGACAGAGCTTGTGACAAAGGGTCGTGTGCCATATCcag GCATGGTAAACCGGGAAGTTTTGGAACAAGTGGAACGTGGCTATAGAATGCCTTGTCCTCAAGGATGCCCAGAATCTCTCCATGAGTTAATGAAACTGTGTTGGAAGAAAGATCCTGATGAAAGACCAACATTTGAGTATATTCAATCTTTCTTAGAAGACTATTTTACTGCAACAGAACCACAGTACCAGCCTGGAGATAATTTATAA
- the ENOSF1 gene encoding mitochondrial enolase superfamily member 1 isoform X1, protein MGRGKVLGLAASDVRFPTSLARHGSDAMHPDPDYSAVYVVIETDAPDGLKGYGLTFTLGKGTEVVVCAVNALSAHVVNKDLDEIIGDFRGFYRQLTSDGQLRWIGPEKGAVHLATAAILNAVWDLWAKQEGKPLWKLLVDMDPKQLLSCIDFRYITDALTEEEALTILQSGLVGKKQREEQMLEHGYPAYTTSCAWLGYPDQQLKQLCTEALKDGWTRFKVKVGADLQDDIRRCRLVREMIGPENTLMLDANQRWEVKEAIEWVTKLAEFKPLWIEEPTSPDDILGHATIAKALAPLGIGVATGEQCHNRVMFKQLLQAQALSYVQVDSCRLGSVNENLSVLLMAKKFQVPVCPHAGGVGLCELVQHLIIFDYISISGSLENRMCEYVDHLHEHFKYPVVIKNASYMPPQTAGYSTEMKEDSARKYQFPQGEVWQKLLCEHKIQLK, encoded by the exons ATGGGCCGAGGGAAGGTGTTGGGTCTGGCCGCGAGCGACGTCCGCTTCCCCACGTCCCTGGCCCGCCATGGCTCAGACGCGATG CACCCCGACCCAGATTATTCTGCAGTTTATGTTGTAATAGAAACAGATGCTCCTGACGGGCTCAAAGGTTATGGATTAACCTTTACGCTGGGCAAAGGGACAGAAGTGG TTGTCTGTGCAGTCAATGCACTCTCTGCTCATGTGGTCAATAAAGACTTGGATGAAATAATTGGTGATTTTCGAGGTTTCTACCGGCAGCTCACCAGTGATGGGCAGCTCCGATGG ATTGGTCCTGAGAAAGGAGCTGTGCATTTAGCCACAGCTGCTATTCTGAATGCGGTCTGGGACTTGTGGGCCAAACAGGAAGGGAAG ccactctgGAAACTGCTTGTTGACATG GATCCTAAACAGTTGTTATCTTGCATAGATTTCAGATATATTACGGATGCCCTGACAGAAGAAGAAGCTCTCA CAATCCTTCAAAGTGGCCTAGTGGGGAAAAAACAAAGAg AAGAACAAATGTTGGAACACGGCTACCCAGCTTATACCACATCGTGTGCTTGGCTAGGCTATCCAGACCAACAGCTGAAACAG CTGTGTACTGAAGCGCTGAAGGATGGTTGGACCAG GTTCAAAGTAAAAGTTGGAGCGGATCTCCAGGATGACATTCGAAGATGCAGACTTGTTAGAGAAATGATTGGTCCTGAAAATACACTG ATGCTGGATGCTAACCAAAGATGGGAAGTGAAAGAAGCCATAGAATGGGTCACAAAACTAGCTGAATTCAAACCACTGTGGATCGAGGAACCAACTTCCCCCGACGATATTCTTGGGCACGCAACTATTGCAAAG gCTTTAGCGCCATTAGGGATTGGTGTTGCAACAGGAGAACAA TGTCATAACAGAGTGATGTTTAAGCAGCTCCTGCAGGCTCAGGCCTTGAGTTATGTCCAGGTGGATAGCTGCAGGTTGGGCAGTGTCAATGAAAACTTGTCTGTGCTGCTGATGGCCAAGAAATTTCAAG TCCCTGTGTGTCCTCATGCTGGAGGGGTTGGGCTCTGTGAGCTGGTACAGCACTTGATAATATTTGACTACATTTCAATATCTGGTAGCCTTGAGAACAG GATGTGTGAATATGTTGACCATCTACATGAACACTTCAAGTACCCTGTAGTAATCAAGAATGCATCCTATATGCCACCACAG
- the ENOSF1 gene encoding mitochondrial enolase superfamily member 1 isoform X2: MGRGKVLGLAASDVRFPTSLARHGSDAMHPDPDYSAVYVVIETDAPDGLKGYGLTFTLGKGTEVVVCAVNALSAHVVNKDLDEIIGDFRGFYRQLTSDGQLRWIGPEKGAVHLATAAILNAVWDLWAKQEGKPLWKLLVDMDPKQLLSCIDFRYITDALTEEEALTILQSGLVGKKQREEQMLEHGYPAYTTSCAWLGYPDQQLKQLCTEALKDGWTRFKVKVGADLQDDIRRCRLVREMIGPENTLMLDANQRWEVKEAIEWVTKLAEFKPLWIEEPTSPDDILGHATIAKALAPLGIGVATGEQCHNRVMFKQLLQAQALSYVQVDSCRLGSVNENLSVLLMAKKFQVPVCPHAGGVGLCELVQHLIIFDYISISGSLENRQLDIPLK; the protein is encoded by the exons ATGGGCCGAGGGAAGGTGTTGGGTCTGGCCGCGAGCGACGTCCGCTTCCCCACGTCCCTGGCCCGCCATGGCTCAGACGCGATG CACCCCGACCCAGATTATTCTGCAGTTTATGTTGTAATAGAAACAGATGCTCCTGACGGGCTCAAAGGTTATGGATTAACCTTTACGCTGGGCAAAGGGACAGAAGTGG TTGTCTGTGCAGTCAATGCACTCTCTGCTCATGTGGTCAATAAAGACTTGGATGAAATAATTGGTGATTTTCGAGGTTTCTACCGGCAGCTCACCAGTGATGGGCAGCTCCGATGG ATTGGTCCTGAGAAAGGAGCTGTGCATTTAGCCACAGCTGCTATTCTGAATGCGGTCTGGGACTTGTGGGCCAAACAGGAAGGGAAG ccactctgGAAACTGCTTGTTGACATG GATCCTAAACAGTTGTTATCTTGCATAGATTTCAGATATATTACGGATGCCCTGACAGAAGAAGAAGCTCTCA CAATCCTTCAAAGTGGCCTAGTGGGGAAAAAACAAAGAg AAGAACAAATGTTGGAACACGGCTACCCAGCTTATACCACATCGTGTGCTTGGCTAGGCTATCCAGACCAACAGCTGAAACAG CTGTGTACTGAAGCGCTGAAGGATGGTTGGACCAG GTTCAAAGTAAAAGTTGGAGCGGATCTCCAGGATGACATTCGAAGATGCAGACTTGTTAGAGAAATGATTGGTCCTGAAAATACACTG ATGCTGGATGCTAACCAAAGATGGGAAGTGAAAGAAGCCATAGAATGGGTCACAAAACTAGCTGAATTCAAACCACTGTGGATCGAGGAACCAACTTCCCCCGACGATATTCTTGGGCACGCAACTATTGCAAAG gCTTTAGCGCCATTAGGGATTGGTGTTGCAACAGGAGAACAA TGTCATAACAGAGTGATGTTTAAGCAGCTCCTGCAGGCTCAGGCCTTGAGTTATGTCCAGGTGGATAGCTGCAGGTTGGGCAGTGTCAATGAAAACTTGTCTGTGCTGCTGATGGCCAAGAAATTTCAAG TCCCTGTGTGTCCTCATGCTGGAGGGGTTGGGCTCTGTGAGCTGGTACAGCACTTGATAATATTTGACTACATTTCAATATCTGGTAGCCTTGAGAACAG